Sequence from the Ictalurus furcatus strain D&B chromosome 25, Billie_1.0, whole genome shotgun sequence genome:
CATATTGGTTTATTTTGttcatctgtgtttgtgttcagtgttaccgtgtgtgtgtgtgtgtgtgtgtgtgtgtgtgttgctaaaGAAGCCTGCCTGTTAACCAAGTGCCTTACACTCGCTCTGTTTGTTCTCAGCTTCTAGAGCTATTTGACAGTGAGGACCCTCGTGAGAGGGACTGCTTGAAGACTGTCCTGCACAGAATTTATGGCAAGTTCCTCGGTCTCAGGGCTTTCATCCGCAAACAGATCAACAACATTTTTCTAGGGTAAGAAAAGTGAAatgcttattatttatttatttatttaattatttaattaattaattttatttatattaaaaaaaaattttttggaagTAATGAGTCAAATCAGATGATGTCGAATATTGCATTGCTGACATCTGCTCTGTGTTTGAATGTCTCTCCTGTCTCTGCATCTCTGTTGGGAGAAGGTTTGTGTATGAAACCGAGCATTTCAATGGAGTTGCTGAGCTGTTGGAGATCTTGGGAAGGTATATGCCTGACTAGTCTTTAATATTAGTGCAGAATGTACACTGTCATTTTGTAATGAGACTCATGCctgcatcccccccccccttttttctaGTATCATCAATGGTTTTGCACTTCCTCTGAAAGCTGAACATAAGCAGTTCCTGGTAAAAGTTTTACTGCCTCTGCACTCCGCAAGAAGTCTGTCCCTCTTCCATGCACAGGTATTCTGGGCCCTGTGCCTGCTTTGGCTGTTTTACAgttaagttttttgtttgtctgtttgtttgtccatGCTTGTGACACTTGATGCTTTATTTCACACTGTGGAGCTAAAAAGTGAAGCTACTGATCTGACCTATGGAGCATGAAAGAATATCAGTCTCAAGACAGATTTTTACCAAGTATTGTTGacttgttattattaaaaagtttGTTCAGTACTTGCATCTGAGCAGATTTCATCAAAAGGGGTGAAATTGAGGACACCCTTAATAAATGAGTGCACTGTCTAGATCCCCTTGAGGGAGAACAGTGAGTGGAGTCAGGAGGACTGTAAGAGTTcttcactgctgctgctgttaagCCAGCACACACACTTATCAACATTTCTGTCTCTTGCAGCTGGCCTACTGTATTGTGCAATTCCTAGAGAAAGATCCCACTCTAACAGAACCTGTAAGTGACATCCTGCTCACTTTCTCTTTgatagtagttttttttttgttttttgttttcttttcctccctGTCTCGCTCATTTGATTTGGAACTTTTCAGGTGATAAGAGGCTTGTTAAAGTTCTGGCCGAAAACCTGCAGTCAGAAAGAGGTAAATGAAAATTTgatgctttaattaaaaaaagaaacatgattCTTGTTAGTTGATCAAATATGTCTCTTACTTTGACTTGGGAATCTTAatattttttagcattttaaagtgcacctattatagtttttcaaatattacctttcacgtagtgtgtttatataactgtttgtgaatgtaaaaacgtctgcgaAGTTTCAAATATCAAAGCGCAGGACAAActgagttatcgactcccaaaagaaggaacggattctgaacagctgaaacgagtcatttgtaattccagactttacttcctgtactaacctatgtaaTTTGGTAACAAAAgacccgcctctggtcttcatcggctgctcgctgacagacggagctgaaactcgttatggtagtgggcgtttcctttttgaaacacgctgactgtggtagaccaatcacaacagactgggacatctgaccaatcagagcagagtatgctctctgaaaggaggagtttagaatgaatccttcaGAACTGATCATtgaactggggggaaaaaggttatgcttcagtttaaattatgaacagtgttttttgatcttggatgcatgtaattatattgtatgagacctttaaaacaaaatttggcacgtttcaaaaccataataggtgcgttTTAACACCTAAGTTTAAGTTTATCGAGTGCTCTTGAGAGATTGTCTCCTATGTAAGACAAGTCTGTGTTAAATACACTAACTGTAAAGTGTTGAGCTCTTGGATAAGAGCGGAGTGAGGACAAGTGTTCTGCTGCCGTATCTGCCCTGCTGTAACCTAGTCTGTCGTCTCGATCACACTCTGCAGAGTAGCTACAAGTTTGTTCatggtgattggttgtttgcCCCGTGACGGAAGATGCCTACTCCGTTTTATTTTCTTAGGTTATGTTCCTTGGTGAGCTGGAGGAGATTGTAGATGTGATTGAGCCAACACAGTTTGTCAAGGTCCAGGAGCCTCTGTTCAAGCAGATTTCCAGATGTGTATCCAGTCCTCACTTTCAGGTCTGTATTTTATACCCttagacacacccacacattttACTATATACCGTTAAGCCAAACCCCTTCTAACTGCTCCAAATCACTGCAGTTTCAAAAACggtcttcctttccttctccatggCAGGTGGCTGAGCGAGCCCTGTATTACTGGAACAACGAGTACATCATGAGTCTGATAGAGGAGAACTCCAGTGTCATCCTGCCCATCATGTTTGCCAGTCTCTATAGGATCTCCAAAGAGCACTGGAACCCGTAAGTGTACTCTGAATTGGGTCTCACCCTGCAGTTCATTGATTGCTGGATATCCAGGAGACCATTTGGGCCAGTTAGCAGAGCGTTTCTGATACATTGACTCTCGTCCCATGGAACAAATAACGCTTCCACTTTAACCTTTCAATCCACACTAACTCCCTGATAAGTGTGAGTTTTGTTTAACAATGCAACCCAATACatcctgcctttttttttgtacatgtcATATATTTTGAATTgcagtatatttatttaaaatcataattTTGCATTTACAGTGTTTGGTAGATGCCCTTTCTTTAACACTTCTTAATTGCAGTGGCGTCTTTGTGTCTTCTAGTTTTCCATGTCAGCATTATTATTGGACAGatatgctgtttgtttgttttatttatttatttattctcccaCCCGTGTTGTGGGTGTgttgtaattataattaatagCTGGCCCAACCTCCATGTCCCCACCGCTCATGTTCAGCTGAAGTTGTCATTAGTTTTCCTGATGAAATCAAATGGTGTCATTGCTCTAATCCCTCTGATTGCAGTTGTGGAAAGCAGTCTGTTGGCAAAAAGCATTCAGTGTAATGTTtgttcatggttttttttttttttcatccttgtttactttgactttgttttttttttttttatgttttcaaatattcagatttttttcttcttctttttttttccatcaccaGAGCAATATCTGCTTTAATCTACAACGTGCTAAAAGCATTCATGGAGATGAACAGCGCCCTGTTTGATGAACTTGCCGCGACTTACAAATCGGAACGTCAGCGGTAAGATGCCTCGCATTTTGGTTTCCAGTGGAACTATAAGTAAATATCACCTGCATGAAGAAATCTACACCTGTCTGGGTTTCCTTTTTGTGTCCTTGTCTCagggaaaagaagaaggagaaggagcgGGAGGTCTTGTGGCAGAAGCTGGAAGAGCTGGAGCTGAGGCGAGGAATTCAGAACAGCGACGGCATCATCCCCACTTAAATGTGGATGTAGCTCCATCCCTACGTCAAGGTTCTGCCACAGGGACGCCACATCTCCACGCTCCTTGTGCTGCATACTTTACTGTACGCTCCTGCATTTGTtaatccccccctcccccccaccagCACTGTAAAAACCCTTTCTAGTCCATTTCCTTTGACGGTGATActacagaaaaaagaaaaggacaagGTGTGCTTACCTTGGGTGGGAAGACTTTATATACACTCCttgccatttaaaataaagataatCAACCACATTAAGGGATGTATCTTGAAAACCCTTTGCCTTTGAGaacaggttttttattttttttgtctcaccAGAGTGTGGTCCCAAAGACTCCCCATAATGCAAGTCATTAATTCATGCAGTCTTGAGGCCTTCATTCAGTCTTGAGGTTCTTTGTCCCATATCTCCTTGTTTTTATCCTCAGAGAGATGTTTCACCTCACATTTTCATGGCCGTGTCCTGTAAATGTTTGACTGCTCTACCAGAGTCCAGAAACCTCACCCAGTACAAAAAATGTGATCACAAATTCAGTTGACATGAATCTCCATTTTTCACCTGCATTATTTTACATGCTATTAAAAATGTGATCATCGCACTTCTTTCGGTGTATGGACAGGTGTCGGTCCTGCACTGGTACCGCCGATAAGTGAGTAGTAAGCTACGGCGCTCGCTATCATTGCGCTGAAGTATTTTCTTGAAAATTTCGAGACCTGTTGAGAATTTCATTCTGGCAGTTCACTGCTTCTGAAGAATTTAAGAAAGAACTGACACCGTTGAAGACTGTGTTCCTTTCGTGTAAAGCAGTGTTCAGGACTTCATTCAGTGTATTTGAAACGTTTTTTAGTTTTAACATCTTATCCTGGACTCTTAGCCATAGGCACCTCTGATGTCTCTTGCTCTTGTCTTTGGACTTTAACATGGTTGGATGCTCTTAAAATAATATGGATTAAGCTAGAATATTTTTAAAGGAGTGTTTGGAAAGAAAGCCTGCATATGTGGTGTATTTCTAAATGCTGATCCAGTCTTATTCCTCAACAGAAATGCCATCCACTATAGTGGGTTAGGACTAAAGCACTTGGAGTTAGAGTTTGTTGTGTTCACAAGACTCACTgtccttgtttgtttttattttattgttttatttcaaattaaaatCATGGGTGTGGATTTTACATGCGAGGAAGATGTATTTTTATTGCTATATCTGTGGGCCTCTGTCCCTTTTCATCAATCttgtgtgattttattattatttttggatgGCCCTGCTATGTTTATGTTAAAACTTAAAAGAAGGGGTTTGATGAACAGAATAAatcttaattatttaaaaaaaaaaaaaatagagacattaaataaacctgtttttgtgataaaatgtatttcatctgttttatttcaagtttTCCTCACAAACAAGTCTAAAAGCTTTTCTCAAGTAGCTTTAGAAGGTTATTTCAAGCTGTAGTTACATCAGTATTAATGTCTGTGTGACTTTCTCTAGTAGCAGTTATGCTTTGAACACCATACTGTCCTACAAATCAGTGCTTTGCTTTGTGTATGGTGTGGAAAGTTCTGACAACTGAAATGTTGCACTTTGTGACTTGGCACTTTTTAAGCAGTTTTTACACCAGCAGAGGGCAGTGAGCACACAGAATTTAAAAGATTTGCTAAATATTGAGCTCCTTGAATGAAATCGAATAGTCTATGTTGTGCTAGAATTGAGTGTTCAGAAATGCATGTAAATGCATAAGTCTTTAAGAGCTTTCAGCAAGTAAATATACACTTAGGAAGTACAGGTTTGGTGGTATGCTGCTATTTTCACAATCTTACCGGGGTCATGTAGTACTCCTATGTattagtctaaaaaaaaaatccgttcCTCCTCAGGATGGCATATAATATACCAAAAAATAGCATATATAAGTTTCAATTTTACATATAAAGTTTGAATATGAATTTAGTTTTTAATAGTTGTATGTGTTTATCAACTCTGCCTTTTGTTACTGAGCTAGTCCATGcttgtgatgcaatttgtgtcctactgatattacatttacaaatatgtatgtaaaggtaaaatatatttaaacacaaGTCCACTCTCCTTCATACTTCtgtgcatgtttcagataaataatctttaaaaagcatttaaacataaaacCTCTCTAGGTAACAGTGTTGTTGCCTGTCCTAACCCTCTAGAATTACACTACTGAAcctttgtataataataataattacaatactTCAAAAATAGTAAtcttgtttatattaatgtgtgaatTCATTTAATATCTAATGCTTGAATCATTCTTTTCCATGAATCGTCTCTTATAGGTGATGGAAATTTTACCTTATAGGTCTCAAAATGTTCATCCCTacgaaatatttggaatatctCGTGTTACATAATCATCtgcatttcctgaagatcatgggaagaagaaaagtaagcgATCTCATTTTCCtgctttattttcagtaaatgtaatttttgaTAGTACAATCCTTTTACCTAAATTGtagattataaatgtaaaaaaacagaaaaagctaATCGTTACAATGTCTTCATGCTATTATCACAGATGCTAGTTTACACATTTTTTGCATTTGAATTAtatgctaaaaaataaataaaacccttaaTCCTCTTACCTTCAACCACTGAAACGCAAAATGCAGCCATTGTTAAAGAAACCttgttgttaaaaaacaaacaaacaaacaaaaaaaaaacgacaccACCACTATTTTTTGCTGGTGGTGGGTTCTGGAACAAatattaacctctaccaaagtgaggGAAAGGCcagagtgtggagaaagaaaggatctgcttgtgatccaaaacatacaagctcatctgtgaaacatggtggaggtagtgtcatggcttgggcttgcatggctgcttctagaATTGGTTCACTAATCTTTCATGATGATGTATTTCATgatggtagagagcagaatgaattcacaagtctacagaaacattctgtcttccgatttacagagaaatgcatccgatCTAACTTCATGCAGCCGGACAATGACCCGAAACACTGCCgtctcaacaaaggactttatcagagATGAAAAGTAGAAGGTTTTCGATTTGGCAGcatcaatcaccagaccttaacccggttgagcatgcatttcacaaaaacacacaaacaaaaaaacattatttttgccAGAGATGGGTTCACCCATGTTTGAATGGTTTGAAAACTTAAATCGACAAGGGCTAGATGGCACTCCAATCATGGAatctaaattaaacatttacagCTCCTTGGTACAGCACAACTATCTCATAACAGTGATAAACTACTGTGCGTGATTACAAGTCTTAGTGTCTCATGGATGATGTCTAAAttgtcatagcatgttatgatTATATACTATCAGCATGGCACCGTATAATCTGCTGAAAAGAATTATGTAAAAGGCATCTTAAAGAAAGTTTGTTCTCAAGTTTTAATCACACCTGATCTGGACAagctataaaatatatttgagaAGAAAAGCAGTTATACACCAAGTTTCAGAGTTATTAGATATAGTGATATAGTAACTAAAACTGCTGTCTTAATGTGTGATGTACAAACcaatacatatacaaataaaaaggaACTTCTCACCACATTCCAAATCAAAAAGGATACAAGAACACAGATAAAGTTATAATTAATGTTGCCAGGGCTAATGCTGGTCTTCTGTGTATGATTACAGTATACAATTTGTTGCATAGGATGATGTAAGGCACAGTGTctgtaaagaagaaaataaactaaCTCTGTGCTACATGGAAGGCATGTGGATTCAGGCTCATTCTTCCTGTGTGTACGGGgcctctctcctcatcttcacAAGGAGGTGGCTCAATCCAGAAGTCCCTGAGGTGCCACTTAACAGCAACCACTGTACAACAAGGCAATTGGAATTTTATTGCCAGTGCAGGTGTGCATTTAAACAGCACGGAGTACAGATGTGTGTTTGGTGTCATTTCAGATGCTGGAAAGCTATAAGTGAATGTGAGAACGTGTCTGAACTTCAAGTTAAGGTCAAATGAGGAGGTGGATTTGGCAGAAGGGAGCAGTAAAACAGGATAGGACTGCTGTTGGAGATTACAACAGAGTGGACTTTTGGTAACATCTTGTGTCTTGTATGTGTTGACATATGTACAATTGTAAAGTGCAGacaataaaagcatctgcttcATGCCCTGAGGCTTTTCATAGCACCGCTATTGCAGAAGTGCCAACAAGAAAATCCAAGCAGGCAGAGAGAAGCAATTCTATTGGATCAAAAAAAGCCCTGGCGGTGGATGAGGTGgctgatcttttttttaaaatgtgtgccaagaaaacagcGAAGCAAAAATCTGTGTGTCCACTACGTTAATAATAAGCACCTcctataatttatttaaccaacCATAAACCACAGTCTCACTTTCTTCACAGATGCTCATGAATTCACAGATCAAAAGGTGAGAtcaaatcctgatgatgccacagccatccgtaAGCAGGAATAATTGTCCGTGCTTTCTGGGTGGGAAGGATGGGCATTACTGTCTGTCCCGTGTCCGTCATAGTGACATTAGCCAATAGAGGGCGTCTGTGAGGGCATGTATGCAGAACAGCGCAGACAGCACTTTCCtcctatgttatgttatgtggAGGTTAGTTTTCACATCTCTCAAAGGAAGCATGTTAGCGTCATCCTCCCCGGTTTCTTGGGAAAGTTAGCGAGTGGGTGGGGATTAGAGAGAAAATGGCACAAAAACAGCATGGTATTCAGGTGGCTCCTGTACTTCCAtagcaagaaaacaaaatgctaTGGTTAAGCTGTAGACATTGGCACATCTGCTACGGAAAGAGTAGTTTCTGAAAGATTCTCTCATGAAAGCCTATAGAGAGATACTTGTGTATGAGAACATTTCAGTTGCGTAATTGTGTTTTAGGAGGCTGAGCAATTTACTGCGTAGCACCATTGGGTTTAAGTGTTGTTTGAAATATTCGTTTTAAACGGCCCTCTTGGAAACTAAACCGTGCTGTATCCCCATTTCTACCATTCCTGTTCTGTATCTGCGCTCCCTTTTGATGATTTGGCCAGCCTCCTGAGAATTTCCCTTATTAACTATCTCAGACCACGGCTGCAGAAAAGAGCATGTTATTGATCTGAGGCAAAAGCAAGGAAATCAGCCTTTACCGGACAATAGATTTTTCAACGTTTGATTCACGGACCTTTGAAAAGCTTATAATGTACGAACCTTCAAATAACTCATGGTTGgaaaacaagatttttttttgttacactgTTAATTGGGGAAACTGCTCTGTGGCAATTCTGAGACCTGCATCCCTGACTAAAGCTTAAGGTGAGGAAGCAAACGGTCTTTGGCGTGAGCACAAACAGAAGGACTTGCGGTTGACTGAGGCACTTGTATTGAGCTTAAAGAAAGACCAATATAGTCATCTATATAGAGAGTTTTGAGTTTCCATATCTCAAAGGGAAACTCCTTTATCACACAGTCTGCATCTTAGGAGTTAAATGTAAGCAGAGCAGATATACACGTTGCTTTCATTTGTATCCACTCCAATTCAGTGAAGCATGGCTTGTTTTTTTAGTGTCAGTGTATGTGCGAGTCCAGGAAATGACAGAACATGTGagaaaacagctgaaaatcctCAAACCTGGAGGACAGAATATGATTAATACGGAACTGTAGTGagattttctcattttcatgaCAATAGTGGTGATGCAGAATACACACAGAGCTGGAGGTGCTGAAAGCCCTCGGCTGTGTCTCATTTCCCCTCTTTGGGTATTGAAGGAACTTGGCTGTGTCTCATTCCTGCCTTAAATAGACTGGTTTCAGGATGTTTGCTGATGTTCACTGGGTGATATGCCTCATGGTGCGGTGATCATGCAATAGTACAGCAGCTCCTACATGATATACAGCACTTCTTCTGTTTCTTGGGGCTGAAGATTGTCAGGATGGCCTCGTCAAACACTGTCTTTAGTCCCTTCTGGGTCAGCGCTGAACACTCGAGGTAGCACTGCGCACCAATCTGCagacacaacacaaaaacatgtaCAAACATGACAGAGACTGTCGGTATGCATCTTCGGTAAGGTATGTTGGAGATGAGATGAATGAGATTTTCATACCTCTCTGGCCAGCTTGAGGCCTTGCTCGTATGTCAGTGGTTTCTCCTTCATTTGAAGCAAACGGGCCAGTGTCTTTGGATCGTCTCGCAAGTCAATCTGGAGCACGCAAAACAAAACGACCCAAACAtcacaaatgaaaaatgttgaAATACAGGCATAGCAAAATCCGTTATAGTAGGAATCAGCCTATAAAAGAGTTTATGCTGTCAATATAAAACAACTCGTTCTTAATTGTATGGATTTTGGACGTGAAGCATGTAATAAACACAATTCTATGTctaattgctttttaaaaatctgtctttacacatttttttttaaacaaaccatATCATCGCATCAGATGGTCGTCATTGAATTATGACCAATTTCCGTCATATGTTGATCgtttctgctacagtatttttttcaaGGGTTTGATTCAACCTGTTCAAATACTGAAATACTGCAGAAATGGGTCCGCATTCGGACATCAGTCTGCCAGTGGACGACCCCTGATTTAGAGCACCAGTGCTTCTTAGTTCTTTGCGTGAACGAGGCCTTTTGTTTCTATGAAACCAGATATCATGGTCTCCAGAGAGCAACCATTCTTTCTACCATTAAActgcaaacatttttaatttgaaaaaacatAAAGGTAAGTCAGTTGTCTAATAATGCAGTGCCTAAATAGCTTTGAAGCCACCTGTAAGGAAATTGCAAGATTTGTTAGCCCTTACAAGTCACAAATAAAAATCGTAATTGTAAATAACATATACACTGCCCTCTGTCACGGTTTTCACATCAAGTTTTACAGTCTGCTGATGCACAGGATTCTGGGATATGCAGGACCGCATTCTGTACCAACATTTCATCTGGACATGACTCAAAGACTTTCTACCTTAGTAGGCAGCAGTTATGTTTTAGACACACTGATCATCTGTAGCTGACAGAAAT
This genomic interval carries:
- the ppp2r5ea gene encoding protein phosphatase 2, regulatory subunit B', epsilon, coding for MSSAATTPPSVDKVDGLSRKSVRKAKQKRAQSSSQFRSQDKPIELVQLPLLKDVSAQEQPELFLKKLQQCCTLFDFMDTLSDLKMKEYKRSTLNELVDYVTVSRGYLTEQTYPEVVKMVSCNIFRTLPPSDSNEFDPEEDEPTLEASWPHLQLIYEFFIRFLESQEFQPSIAKKYIDQKFVLQLLELFDSEDPRERDCLKTVLHRIYGKFLGLRAFIRKQINNIFLGFVYETEHFNGVAELLEILGSIINGFALPLKAEHKQFLVKVLLPLHSARSLSLFHAQLAYCIVQFLEKDPTLTEPVIRGLLKFWPKTCSQKEVMFLGELEEIVDVIEPTQFVKVQEPLFKQISRCVSSPHFQVAERALYYWNNEYIMSLIEENSSVILPIMFASLYRISKEHWNPAISALIYNVLKAFMEMNSALFDELAATYKSERQREKKKEKEREVLWQKLEELELRRGIQNSDGIIPT